One part of the Plasmodium yoelii strain 17X genome assembly, chromosome: 13 genome encodes these proteins:
- a CDS encoding mitochondrial pyruvate carrier protein 2, putative: MNIIRKVFYPNIVPKIKNHIAGCNINNTIKKAFVSDTGLLTIHFWAPTFKWSISLANIVDINRDPKLLSLPQQFAIGLTGLLFSRFAYAIKPRNINLITINIFMSVTAMYQITRIALYKYNSINNEKEIKE; the protein is encoded by the exons ATGAATATAATTAGAAAAGTTTTTTATCCAAATATTGtcccaaaaataaaaaatcatattGCAGGATGCAACATTAACAATACTATAAAAAAGGCATTTG TGTCAGACACAGGCCTCTTAACTATTCATTTTTGGGCCCCAACCTTTAAGTGGTCAATATCTCTAGCAAACATTGTTGATATAAATAGGGATCCTAAACTTCTATCTCTCCCACAACAATTtg CCATAGGATTAACTGGATTATTATTTAGCAGATTTGCATACGCCATTAAACCAAggaatataaatttaattacaA TTAACATATTTATGAGTGTAACAGCTATGTATCAAATTACGCGTATTGccctatataaatataatagcATAAACAACGAGAAGGAAATTAAAGAATAA
- a CDS encoding cGMP-specific 3',5'-cyclic phosphodiesterase delta, putative yields the protein MDEENEKHMEKITTGLIKRKFCIFPQFTNKKNEIEYNVLRNYNAKEYIYIHLVVSLLVILIEFVSFSFNLSKKDATLMEIFVFIFSVLNCIMHIIVIIKFHFFSPRNFYSKSLFIGYIIINQIFQFLSLYFFTKKNEELKGGSIQIITYNNKLSLYIHFFIDSVCIICLPTLKYIVSIIFMILYAIGTTILILLTDFKKEENSSELISMYILSVVLMMFIFLRYLAEKRNRILLYIVNEFLQNNYKPTNDTKTQCSNENESISVDIDKENDKTYNNSKMLFSDKSLFFKDFTINACYKDFCSVSYFLKKISISNNDILKIEKNKENTGPEKTFDEIKKRLNESDILQIAYEAEVLKNIKKINSDEIGRNWDYSFIDSEYGKSTLVILEVGYHLISPYIENNENKKHKLKLFLLLINSMYFPNPYHNANHGATVCHLSKCLAHITNFDKHLNNTYMICYLIASIAHDVGHPGKTNAYLSETNHILSIRYNDMSILENYHCSITFSILQLIGFDFLINNEDTKLVDKNNYTNMRKFIIELIISTDMKLHFEYLDIFKKRKRSENFDVADRDAINLGTINIKLADIGHTCLKWRDHAKWTMLVSEEFFSQKKVEEIYRKNKDTDPNNFNGILNDKSIDDAMIFNYENIYINYSNNINNINEYHFSYIKLNFIHHHDFVKSIPSTQVYFFEIIVMPLIQELQSIEQANKEITQKVLHNLNVNLKTWKLLEKNINLFYNTDKMKGTDYYKNLEKQQLLRGIRLLDIAEEDVISLTKNIFNEKNMEKSDEKKKKEKKNKR from the exons atggatgaagaaaatgagaAACATATGGAAAAAATTACGACGGGATTAATAAAAAGGAA ATTTTGTATATTTCCTCAGTTTACgaacaaaaaaaacgaaatagAATACAATGTTTTAAGGAATTATAATGCgaaagaatatatatatattcactTGGTAGTATCTCTTTTAGTCATTTTGATAGAATTCGTTAGTTTTTCTTTTA ATCTAAGTAAAAAGGATGCAACATTGATGGAAATAtttgttttcattttttctgtTTTGAACTGCATAATgcatattattgttattataaaGTTTCACTTTTTTTCGCCACGAAATTTCTATTCTAAAAGTCTCTTTATCGGATATATCATTATA AACCAAATATTTCAATTTTTGtctctatatttttttacgaaaaaaaatgaagaattaAAAGGGGGATCAATACAAATTATTACttataataacaaattaAGCTTAtacattcattttttcatagaTTCAGTTTGTATAATATGTCTTCCAACTCTAAA GTACATAGTAAGTATCATATTTATGATATTATACGCAATTGGTACTACCATACTAATTCTGCTAACAGATTTTAAAAAGGAAGAAAATTCATCAGAACTTATTAGTATGTATATTTTAAGCGTAGTGTTAAtgatgttcatttttttaagatATCTAGCAGAAAAAAGAAAcagaatattattatatattgttaaTGAATTTCTACAAAATAATTACAAACCAACCAATGATACAAAAACGCAATGTAGTAATGAAAATGAGTCTATATCTGTGGACATAGATAAGGAAAATGATAAGACATATAACAACTCCAAAATGTTATTTTCTGACAAAAGTTTGTTTTTTAAGGATTTTACTATAAATGCTTGTTATAAAGATTTTTGTTCagtttcttattttttaaagaaaatatcAATTAGCAATAAtgatattttgaaaatagaaaaaaataaagaaaatacaGGCCCAGAGAAAACATTtgatgaaattaaaaaacgcTTGAATGAATCAGACATTTTGCAAATAGCTTATGAAGCAgaagtattaaaaaatatcaaaaaaataaattcagATGAAATAGGAAGAAATTGGGATTATTCGTTTATAGATTCTGAGTATGGAAAATCAACATTAGTTATATTAGAAGTAGGTTATCATTTAATTAGTccatatatagaaaataatgaaaataaaaaacacaaattaaaattgtttttgttattaataaatagCATGTATTTTCCTAATCCATATCATAATGCTAACCATGGAGCAACAGTCTGTCATTTATCCAAATGTTTAGCTCATATAACAAATTTCGATAAGcatttaaataatacatatatgatTTGCTATTTGATAGCTTCTATAGCTCATGATGTAGGCCATCCAGGAAAAACAAATGCATATTTATCCGAAACAAATCATATATTATCAATAAGATATAATGATATGAGtattttagaaaattatCATTGTAGTATTACTTTTTCGATTCTACAACTTATAGGCtttgattttttaattaataatgaaGATACAAAATTagttgataaaaataattatactaatatgagaaaatttattatcgAATTAATTATATCAACTGATATGAAACTccattttgaatatttagatatatttaaaaaaagaaaaagaagtgAAAATTTTGATGTTGCAGATCGGGATGCGATTAATTTAGGGACAATTAATATCAAATTGGCTGATATAGGACATACTTGTTTAAAATGGAGAGATCATGCTAAGTGGACAATGCTTGTAAGTGAGGAATTTTTTTCACAGAAGAAAGTAGAGGAGATATACAGAAAAAACAAAGACACTG ACCCAAATAATTTCAATGGAATCCTAAATGACAAGTCTATTGATGATGCTATGATATTCAactatgaaaatatttatattaattattctaacaatataaataatataaatgagtACCATTTTAGTTACATTAAACTAAATTTTATACATCACCATGATTTTGTAAAAAGTATACCAAGCACCcaagtttatttttttgaaattattGTCATGCCATTAATACAAGAACTCCAATCTATAGAACAAGCAAATAAGGAAATTACTCAGAAAGTTTTACACAatttaaatgtaaatttaaaaacatggaaattattagaaaaaaatattaatttattttataacacAGATAAAATGAAAGGAACAGATTATTACAAGAATTTAGAAAAACAACAATTGCTAAGAGGTATCAGGTTGTTAGATATTGCTGAAGAAGACGTTATCtcattaacaaaaaatatttttaatgaaaaaaatatggaaaaatctgatgaaaaaaaaaaaaaagaaaagaaaaataagcgatga
- a CDS encoding RAP protein, putative — MVLRRSKDVFAKSTQCRRFCNNRCLNYIQGNKQIEYKNHHSFKNTKNLNIRNNGINNFEKAAKQYIATYNIGNPFSNKFEHYKNNFSSNNFSNFNDDNNNGEMREESHKKPNEQEDNINMSKDNICAEKTNENNNIDNDDNQGLSNSDQINNELFNDKDYSNNVNNINNENNSEGINDKDTDYTDNAANTHSENVMENDEDIPNIFDVDENLTEEEKKEKLKLIKLITEKLAGPLKTNNENNLKTDENSKNDDDFIFADNRPIAIEVDGPSHFYANSNRYTTYTKLKHRILTKLGYNVIHISYFDWRKLRNKSEREEFILKKLKEKNDEFLDENDRIYYNERMKMIKEDYMKHMDDNKEVNN, encoded by the exons atggtTTTGAGAAGAAGTAAAGATGTGTTTGCAAAATCTACACAGTGTAGACGTTTTTGCAATAATAGGTGCTTGAATTATATACAAGGGAATAAACaaatagaatataaaaatcatcATAGTTTTAAGAATACAAAAAACTTAAACATAAGAAATAAtggaataaataattttgaaaaggCAGCAAAACAATATATTGCAACATATAATATTGGAAACcctttttcaaataaatttgaacactataaaaataatttttcatcaaataatttTAGCAATTtcaatgatgataataataatggagAAATGAGAGAAGAAAGCCATAAAAAACCAAATGAACAAGAagacaatataaatatgagtaaagataatatatgtgcagaaaaaacaaatgaaaataataatattgataatGACGACAATCAAGGGCTGTCAAATAGtgatcaaataaataatgaactttttaatgataaagattattcaaataatgttaataatataaataatgaaaataatagcGAAGGTATAAATGACAAAGATACAGATTATACTGATAATGCAGCAAATACACATTCTGAAAATGTTATggaaaatgatgaagataTACCAAATATTTTTGATGTTGATGAGAATTTAACTGAAGaagagaaaaaagaaaaactaaaattaataaaattaattactGAAAAATTAGCAGGCCCcttaaaaacaaataatgaaaacaatttaaaaacTGATGAAAATTCAAAGAATGATGATGACTTCATTTTTGCTGACAATCGACCAATAGCAATAGAGGTTGATGGTCCTTCACATTTTTATGCCAATAGTAATAGATATACTACCTACACAAAACTTAAACATAGAATTCTTACCAAATTAG GATATAATGTTATACATATAAGTTACTTTGACTGGAGAAAGTTGAGGAACAAAAGTGAAAGGGaagaatttattttaaaaaaactaaaagaaaaaaatgacgaaTTTTTAGACGAAAATGAtagaatatattataacgAAAGAATGAAGATGATTAAAGAGGATTATATGAAGCATATGGATGATAATAAAGAAGTGAATAattaa